TCTCTGCACGTCTTCTCAGAGAAGTCAATCGGTTGCGTTCTTTCAAACTCGAAGACAGAGGCTTATACTTACCGCTTTTAACAACTGTTTGCAACTTTGAGCCAGATTGATCCCTACTCTTTTTCGGCGGTTGATTATTGATATCAAGAGCAGGATCCTGCAGGTGCTTCCTGGCGTGAGGGGACTGAACCACATGATTGCCCAGCTTTGCGACGGCGCCTTGGTGTGTGACTCTTGTCTGAGCGCTGATTATGGTTTAGGCCAGATTCATGGGCTTGTTAATGGGATCAGTCGCTTACTTTGGCGAGGTCTGCTTTGTCTCACGACCTTTTGTACCAATGCCACCGCCGCCACGGCTGGTTGGTTTGGAGACTCTCGTTGATGCAGAGCGGCCGCTCAGAGCATGTCCCGCAACCTGAGGGGAACTATCATTCTTCTTGGAGGATTTTGAGTAAGACTGGCCACCGCTCCCTTCTATCACGGCGCGCAGTCCAAGACGGTGGCTCTGGCCGTTCAGAAGATGGTCTAAAGGCTCTTGATCAGCCGGGTCACATAGATCCTTGTATGCATCTACCACAGATCTTTAGCCAATAATCCGGACAATTTTTAATGTAGTGAAAAACTCACTTGCCCAAGTGTTAAGGCGTGCTTGATTCACTTGGGCCAGATGCGCAGCGTCTGATCCAGCAACATTTATCATTCGCGTGGCTTCGATATCCTCCAAGCGGATATTCCTGAACTTCTTGGTGTCAACAGTTGAGATATACTCTCTTCTAAGCGTCCCAAGGTCCTCCTATATACAATTTAGTGTTAGCCAGACTCTCCTACAAGCATCTTACGATGGTATCAATAAGGCGCAATTATCTTACCATTTGAAGCCTCTTCAGGCGCTCGATTgcctcttcgtccatgaTGACTCGCTCAAATTTCCAAGATAATGATGTACGGATGGAAATGGGCAAACAAAAGTGCAACAGACGTATGTTTTCAGAGTCAGagacgacgaagaaaagaagtGAATGTAGCAAGGCACAACAGGGGAGCCAACTCTCTGTTGATAGAAATCGGAGTGAAAATAATGCCGTCGCTCAAGATGCAAGTAGTGCAAGACCTTCTAGGTGTCAGTTCAGAGTTGAAGGTCAACAAAAGCTCTTCCAATGTTTAGTGGGAGTCTGTAGGAAATGTGACTATCCTCTTCATGATTATGAAGGTCTGGGGGTAAACCGAGATAATGGAACTATGAACTGCTTCAAAGACCAGAGAATGGTACAGGGAAACCAAAGAGGGCAGGGGAGTGTGagagaaaagggaagaagaaaattaACAAAGGAGAAATTGCGATGGGGATGTTCACTGGTTTGTTGCTACGGCGTCAAGTACAAACGCAGCTATTGGACTAAAACGGAAGGACTCTATTGATTCTGTGTAGCCCGCTGCGTCTCTCTCATTATAAGTCTCAGTTCAGAAGCATTTGGACAAGGGTTAGTGTCATACTCAGAGCATCCCAGATCACATCAGATGCCAATAAAGCATCAGAGATGATGTGTCAAAAGATCAGCTTCACTGTATCTGGAGGGAAGAATATCTGAAACTGGGGGACTCTAAAACACTACAACGAGGCCCTTCCTGTCATGTCAGTATCTCTCATCAGTAACGGTTCAGTGTATTCGAAAGTAATTCGGTATATGTACAACAGGCCCAAGACCGAGAGAGGCGTCTAGGGCCGATCAAAGATGCAGTCATATATTTAGACAGGCATTACTACTTGCTAAGCACTGCAAGTCCTCGTGCCACCCTCGTCTACACACGGGATTTCTCTTGTTAGCGGATCTGACCTCAAGAAGATCAACGTCTAGGTCCAAACTCACTACTTATCATCTTTGCAACAGCTTGCAACAGGCTGACTCCCATGACTGTGATACCAAAGGCGAGACACAGATATGCAGGAACCTTAGATTTCCAACTCGCATTGCTTAACTTCACATAACAAAGTGGAGGAAATATGTACGCCAAAGCAGCTGCACTTGTGGCTCCAATGAGCTCGAATACAGCCCCAAGATCACAAGTGAACAATGCCATGGCCATAGATGTTACTACCAGAGATGTCGTGAATATTAAGTGTCGATTCATATTGAAAGGTTCGTCAGGGAAGTAGTAGGTCGTCATGACCGATCGACAAACAAAGGCTTCAAGGGGCAGCGTTGTAAGCATATTCAGGCCAAAGCAACTGCGGACAATTTGGTGTTAGGTTAAGCAATGGTTGTTAGTTGTATAGAGGAGGTCTTACAGCCGCGCGATATTGACCATTACATTATCAGAAGGGAAGTTGTTGAGCACGTTGCCTTGGGTCTTGGatccgaagaagaggaagcctgAGATACCCATAGCCAAGCACATACAAAGGGAGACGGCGGTTGAGTAATGGGTTACTTTTGCGAAGCGGTCCATGGTTGGTTTCTTGAGAGAACCATAAATCAAGAGACTATTGTGGTCTTTGGACGGTCAGTCAGGGTCTTGCGGATAATGTATATGCGGTGGGCAACATACGGCAGACGAAGGCTATGGCCTGTTAGACATTAGAACTTCAGGTCCTTTGGGCAATGCAAACTTACCGAAAGATATAACTCCCACGGCCTGGAAGAAACCAGAGTTGATAAAAAGTAGGTTCTTCACCTCGCCACGAGATTCTGAGGGAACTCGAAAACCCTGTGTGATTACAGCAACGACAATCACCAACATACTTACGAGCGCTAACGCAGACGCCTTAGCCAGCTACTACATTGTTAGCCTCGGAAATGTTCGTCCGCTGCATAGAGAATATTAGAATCGCACCTTGGCAATATCCCGGTACAGAGATAATGGGTATGAGACTCCCaaaacaaaaagaacaaTGATAGCTCGCCTGTCTGTGAGGAGCCAGAGGAAGGACATATCTcggagagaaggaaataGAGAGCTGAAAACATGCGGTATAGTATCACCCACAATTATGCAGAATGCAATCATACCGCCAAAGGCAAAAGCCCACTGAGCGACGGAGATCGCAATGAGACCACTTTTCCCGAAACAATGCTGCATAGTTGCTTGGAAGGAATCCGCGCCGCTCAATTTAGAATTGACCACAATCAAACGAATCGTCCAGTCCACTGCGACTGTGAGCGCACATAAGAGCAAAACTCCCATCGTCATGCCCGCCTGCCGAAGCGCATAGGGTTGTCCGATGATACCAGCGCCTATAATGCTGTTGGCCATATTCATGAAGGCCATCCGCATTCcgctcctcggcctcgcgTTCTCAAGGTGTTCCTCAGGGAAGAAATCATCAGAGGTGGCAAGGGTTACACTAGGGGCCTCTATATCCGTTAAAAGAGGAACCATCTGACCTCTGCCATTTCTTCCCGATCGGCTCGTATTTGGCCGCGCAtaatcctcctcctccagccacGAGTCCTCCGAGTCGCGAGGGTGTCCATTCGGGAGACTTTCCTCTTCCGATTCTTCCTCAATATCAAACCGAACACGATTCATTGTACGAGGGCGACGTTGCCCATCTGGAGCGGGCTGAGATATCGATGATCGATATTGGTGCGAaccaggaggagcagaaggagagGTCAGGGGAGGACTGTTTGTAAAGGGATGGGTTGTCCCATTGGTTTCTTTGGTCGGAGGTCCCGAGAGCAACGATTGAGATTCTCTCCCATCTGGACCATAATGGTTAAGCAATGGAGATTCCCgtccttcatcctctttcatTGCTGAATCTGAAGCTCATGGTAACCTCACGTTCTCACAAACAGATCGTTGTTTCGGGCCAGATAACCACAAAGATTCACACGTGATGGCGCCTATCGATAAGTAGACAAAAGCAAGCCCACAGCCAATCACAGCTACAAGTTATACTTCCACATCACAGTGCTAATCTAGTAAACATCTAGGCCATATTTGATCAACATTCTCTTTATATTTTGGACAGACCTAGGTTGAATAGAAAAATAAGCATGTGCCAGATTCATGAAAGTAACTTCTGTGCCGGATGTGAATTCAAGTCCAGACAATCAGTGTTGAAGCCCTACTGCAATGATTATTTATAGTCTGATTACGGTAGTATGTTTATTGAATGCAGTAAATACTAGTGGATCAGACTGTTGAGTTGGTTTTGATAGTAAGGTACCTACATATTTAAATATACCTGGCCGTGATGGCAGCTGTATGTCTCCCCATTTCTCAAGCTAATGCAAACGCCCCGATGTGAAGGAAGGCTAAGGCACACAGAACACCTATTAATTCAGTCCCTTAATTACTACTCGGAGAATTATCAAAACTAATCATCGAGTCGTTGTTTCCCATGACCCTGATCATTGACCTAGGGCAAGATACAATTCATGTCTCGCACTCCAATCCAGATTTGTCTCTGGTGCTACGTGCGTCGTTGGGCATATCTCTTGCAGGAGATCTGGATTCTGGACATCTTGAAGTTCCCAAGGAAATGATAAATTCTGGAATGATATGGATAGCCCAATTGCCGGAAATCGAAATGCATGTCGTCGCTACTGCCAGATCTCATTTCTCTGAGTCAGTTCCATCTCTCATCTTTCACGTAGGAGATATTATTCGCAAGTCGAAAGTACGTTATCACGCAGCAAAAGCCACTTACGCTGGGCTGTGATTGACCCATTTACTGACAGACACCCTGCAGCTCTGGTCAGATTTGGATCTTGCTGTCCTGCTCAGAAGCAGCGAGCATTTTACCGGATCAGACAATTCAACGACCATCAAGCTTTCCTTTGGATTGCGAAAAAAGGCAGGAGGGCCGTCAACAAATAGAATCCGCAGAGTACCAATATCAGCGCAACACGACGGGGatgctgctcctcctgcgAATATTCGCACAGCATACTTATCTACGATAAACGTGTTCCTTGAAGTGTATGACTCGAACCAAGCCAGACAGGAATACTTCCGGTTCGCGCCGTACCCGCCAATCTCAACATCTCCCGAAACATTTATAGCAAATTCCAAGCGATGGAGTCCAAGAAAAAGCCTTCAAGACTCTCCGAGACTACCTGTGACGCAAACAGACTGCGTGGATGAATTCATGGacagcaggctcagcagctCAGGGTTGTTGttggacgagctggaggatcTGAAAGATGACTACCGAATGGAGGAAACCTGCGATAGTCAGATTCACCAGgagcttgatcagctgctcaGGAAAGGCCTTCGACCGCTCATAGTTGAACCACATCAGCAGAGTGATACAGGCTGTCGGAACTCAGGAGATAGGGCTCTCCAACCCCTGTCACGCATTGTGCCTTCGGTGTTTAGCTTAGGCTACCGTGAGGTACTATTCAGGATTGGCTTTCATCAAGAAGGGCGCATACAACTGACACAAATTTCTCCACCCACAGGCCATGAACACGCGATCCCACTTGATTCCGTCCATCGCAAAGTCCCTAGCTTCAGTGCTGAAGACAACGAGAAACTCGTCTTTGCAAAGCAGAATCAACGATCTCCAAGCTTTGCATAATCCTCGAACAGACGCGTCTCACGCACCAGGGTCCACCGACTCTAGAGCAGCAATACAGACCGCCCTCTGGAAGATCGCCCACAAGCAACTATATGATTCCCGTGCTTCGCGGAAATTGAGTGCATCAGATGCCGTGACTACTTCCGCCGATGATTACAGAGGAGCCGAAGAGGATATTTTATCGGAAGCAGGCATCGATGACTTTCACGATATCCTAAACAGTGAGAATCACGAGGTATGCGATTCCGATAGTTATGTGGGAAGCAATTCTGAGTATCTTGAGTTTATGAATGAAGACGAAATGAACTCTATCTTATCATTTGACGGAAATTATTCACACCATTCAATTGATATGCTGGGACATGACGATACAGAACTTGATCAAATTCGGGAAGACCAGGCAATAGTTGACGATACCCAGGGCAGAACCACAATACCCGTGCTCAATCTTTCAGAGCAACTCTCCTGCCACTTTTCCCTCAGTGATGGCGAGATGCTGGCATCGGACTGTTTTGAAGATGAGCCTACGAGCCCACACCTTCTTCCCTATAGCTCTAGCTTCTCGGGGGCTTGTGAGTCTTCCGATGAGGACTGTGACCTGATGCTGTGTGACCACAATTGGGTTCTATAATTTGTAGTGATGGGCTGCCAAGCTGCAGATTGTCTATCCGCATGGATAGCATTCCACAGTATATAAATCATTAACTACATAGCGTTACAGCAAATTGACACATTATAAAGAGGCCCAATAGGCTGCGTTCTCATTCAAGAGGATCTAGCTTCAGCCAAAGAAGATTTAGGTACTTATTGTGTTCTATTGAGATGATAAGAGAAGATACCAGTGTAGCCATCAATTATCCATCTGTTCTCAGACAAAGACAAACCCACACCCTCATTCATAACATTAGCCCGAATTACCGTCCATTCGCAACACCATACACCGAACACGCCACTGTATTATCACAATAAAGTGTAGGGTATCTGACAGAGAGATCACGGTCAATTATAAGCCAACATGCGCCGCCCCAATGCACCTCCGTGCTCTGTACTCCATGCAGTCAACTTGTTTTAAAGTCGGCACAGTTGTACTCCTCGAGGTTATCCAGTCCTCCATCAGATAGTGTGAGAGTCAATCAAAGTGTGCCACATCCATCACATAGCGTCGGACTTGTGAAATACACTGGCAGAAGAATGTCTACTGCCTCTCGGGGTATTTTCGTCCTCGACTACTTCTTCGCGAAGCGGATCGAGCATTACACCAGCAGGCCAGGAGCTTGCACCAGAAGAAACAGCGAGGGGCCCGAGTCTGGTGTCATCGAAAAGTTCAATGAATCGTTCGTCGAGAGGCCTTGATTTCGGCAACGAAAAATTGAGGTATTCCTTGCGAATAGCTGGCATGTCCCAGCCCTGAACCTTCCGAAAGCAGCCGACAATGCATCCAGTCCGATGCTATTAAGTCTTGTTAGTCGGGTCGAATTTGTATTATCGGCATTTGCGCTCACCTTTCCCTTGTTGCAGTGTAGAAGGAGTGGGTGATTGGTCTTGTTGAGCATGATTTCCAAGACTCGGTTCACGACATGGTCCGGAGTTCGAATCGTGGGATCCTTGTTTGCCAGGATAAGAATGCGACGATGTTCAATACCATTCTCTTTGAGAAAGACTTGGTGGTCCTGGGTGTAGTCCCCTTCAACTAACGTACTATGTGGACAAGCGTAAGAAAGGGGTAATGATCTTATATGGCAGCCGCTTACACAATCATCCTGAGTCCCAGCTTCTTTAGCGCTTGGAAATGCCAAGGTTGCGGGAAAGAGCTTCTATAGACTCCTTTGACAACATCTCCGAAATTGGGAGGCAACTTTTCAGTGTGAATGATCTCTGACTCCAATGATGTTTCTCTAAGACGAGTCCTTTCGCCTGGTTAACGCGGTCTAATCAGTAAACAGCTCACTGCAAAGGTCGATAACCAAGGGAAGAAGACTCACTCGCTTTAGCCCTGAGGGAGCTATTAGAAGACTTCTCACTAAGTGGTTTAGCCATCGTAAGGTTTCTTTGAGACAGATGAAATTCAGTGCAGCCTTAACGCGTCTTGGTGGTCTCAGCGCTCCCTTGTTCGAAGAGAATCTTCAGGCGACTGTGATATGCCTCAAGACAAGGAATATAGAGCAACGAGCTTTGAGACGTGTCTGCCAACCCAGGAATCTGGATACAGCTGGTTGCAAGGCGGATTGTAAGAGTGCTTTCGGAATGGACGTCAGTTCTATGGGAGAGTCCGAGGATAGAAGATCGATGGCCTGAGGAACCGGCGTTCAGTCAAACAAaagagcttgaagagaaGCCATGATGGAGGTATTCGAGAGTATCAGGAGACAGGATGGATaagcgagaaagagaaatAGATCAGTGAGTAGGCTATCTTCGTTATCTCGTCAATAACAACAAAGACAGTGAGACATAAGATTTTGGAGTAATATGGGCGGTGAGCTACTGGAGGAGGGATATTAGCAAAGTGAATGGCACAGTTTGACGAAAACTGCGCTAGCACGAGCTTGACCTGGGATGTCTGGCATGAAACAGGCCTATAATGCAGCCTAGGAAACAAGATCTGGCTGAAGGCGTTCAGCGATTGCAAGTGAGAAACACAGCTACCACTTCTGTCACATCATTTTGCTTCAACAAAGATGGCCTCATATTGAGTCCGTTATAGTCCAGGCTCAGGATATCATGGCCGGAGCAACAGTCACAGCTGAAGTCGCTTCTCTGCTGAGTCACTTTCGTAGTGATTGGAAAATAGACTGCTTTCTTTGTCAGAAGGTGCCAACTTGGCAAATCGACGCCTGGAACGTCGAATCAGAAGAGGTTCGGTCAGTTTGGATCCGACAGCTTGGCCATGAACACAGGAAAGCAAACTTCATTGACACGCTCGCAAGCAATTCTATCAAACGGAGTCAAAGTTTGGGTATGGACAGAAGACTAGGCTTGACAAATCCCAAGCAGCTgtttccctcctcttccggTGAGCACTTCAAAACGGAGAGCAAAGAGTTACGACACTTCCTCTCCTAGTCCAAACATTCTTATCGAGTTATTCCAAGCCCTAAGTATGGAAATGTCAGCTCCTTAGTGGCCAAAGGTTTCAATCCGAATAACCTACGCCTCGCAAACCTCCGCTGCCGTAATATTTTTTAATTTAGCGATGACATGGGCGACATGGGCTATCGCAACGGGTTCATTGCGGCCCTTGACCATAAGGCCCTTCTgccatttctccttcttgactGCCTTGGGCAATGCGGGAGAACCCTCGAGGTGTTTAGCGGATGCGTGAGAGGGCCGGATCTCGCACTAAGGATATGCCAGTCAGAGGGGAAAGAATGTGAGGATGTTGTAAGGGAGATGAGAACTCCATACCCATGGACCATCTGTCTCTATCTGGATTCGATCAAGCGGGATAGCTTTCACCACCTCCAGGTTCTCCTCCGTCTTCAGGCTGCATCCGTTGACACCGACGTCCAAGCCCAACGCCAGCATCCGTTTCATCTCGTCCATTGTCCCTGTAAAACTGTGCACCAAGCCTTTCTTAGGAAGTTTCTCCAGTCTGGGAGCTAGCAACTTTTCAAAATCCTCACTGGCAGCTCTGGAATGAAGAAAGAGCGGGAGCTGTATTTCCACCGCAAGATCCAGCTGAGCTTCGAAGTATTTCAGCTGAGGTTCTTTAGCGCTGAGGAACAGCCGGTCATAATCAAGACCGATTTCACCGAACGCAACAGCATGCCCGGCTGCTTTTGCTTCCAGCGCCAGAGActtcagctcctccaacATCTTGTCTGGACCGCCAGGAAATTCATCAAAGAGCTTTGCTTGACATGGATGAACACCAACAGTTGCGTAACAGAAACCAGCTGGCAGCCGAGCTTGTTAGGCTTGATAGCACGAAGAAACAAAGGGTAAGGATGTTGTGTGCGCAACTTACGGTAACTTTGAGCAAGCTGGATAGCATGCCGAGATTCTACTAGATCTGAACCCGTCACCATGAACTTCGTGCACCCCACATCGCGAGCACGCTGAATGACATCGTCAAGGTCATTGTCATGAACCTGCCTGCCGTGATATTCTCCTCGAAAAACAGGGTCACCAAGGTTGATTCCAATCTAGAAGCAATCAATGTTAGCAACAGTCGTTGTAGATATGCATTGCTTGTGAAGACTCTTACGTCAACATATCTCAAAGGCTTGTTAGAATCACTCATCTTGACTCTGGCCGATATTTTATTCAGAAGAGCAGAACAGTAATATCTTTTGTTGTTAGAGAGAAAACTGCAGGATGTACGCCCTGGCTTCAGCAGACCACTCCCGGAGACTGCTTTTATTGGTGAGCCAATGTGTGCAATACTACCGTTTCCAATCCATTTAACTCAGCAGAGGAGCACTCCCTTCCGCTGTGGGTTTGACTTTAACCGTCTAGACATACCTGGGTAATGTTCAGGCCAACTCGGAGGCAGTTGCCAGTGTAGATTGAGGGACTTTTCTCTGATCCTGAATCCTACGCAACCGAGGAAAGAGGTACAATTACGATTCCCGACAGCCTTCAGAATATTGCTTACGCTGTGAGTCACACACATCAGTCAATGAGTCACTTCGCTGAAGATGTACGAAGTCACTCCGAGCACTGTCCGCGGGCAGTATTAGATTCCTGGCAAGCAAGTACTCCTTAGATATCTTGTGCCGGAATTACTATGATTAGATTTCTCCGAATTGTGTCCAGTGGCTCCGTAGTTCGTAGTGCTTAGCCACAGCTCCCCTGTGCCCCTGTGGCTGGAGAAAAGCACGTGTTAAATTACATAAGCCCTTCTCGGAGCGAAACCCGGTGTCGACTGGTTTTGTCGGCGATGCCCCCGATGCTTTCGACCGAGAAACCGGCATTTCGGTGCAtgagagaagagcaagaacTGATGTCTTACAACAATTGAAGTGCACATATGTTCGGCTTCATGAAGAAAGGCAGCTAGAGTAGAGACAGGTAAAGTGGGTTGCCTCTTTTGCATCCCATCTCCGCTGAGTTACCAAAATACATACATTGGACGTGAAGGTTCCCCATGGTTGTAATTACTTGAGGCTTCAAACATCATTGTGAGGAACCAAAAAATAGCTCTCTCCGTATTGACTCCGAGTTTCCCAAGGCAACTATGATAATTTGATTCGTGGATCCGTCATTCCTTTTTTAACTGTTCATGCTTTTCAGCACTTGGGGCGAGTTGAGAACCCCCAAACGCGGCACTAAGGCCCCTGTGGAGTAAAATTCACTTCTCCGCACTCTGCTTTGGCCCTTGTGGAGAGCTCTCCGAAGCGCAATGCAGTTACAGTCAGTCTATATAACCAACAGCGCCTCTCAATATTCGTTTCAGGTTCATTTCCTGCAGTTACTCGAGTATAATCACTCTGACTTGGAGTCTCCGAAAGAATTTGTCTTTCAAACCAGTGATCTGCGCGAATTTCAAGAGAGTAAAGATGGCGGGCGAGAAGCTTCTATCCACTAAGGAAGTGTCGAAACACAAATCGCCTGATGATTGTTGGATTGTTGTTAATAATAAAGTATGGGACGTAACAGATTTTGTGGAGGAACATCCTGGAGGGTCAACAAGTAAGAGTTGCTGGTTATTATGCTGACAACTGAACCCAGAAAGCTGACGTTGGTTCAGTCATTCTGAAATACGCTGGCCGTGATGCCACCAAGGCCTACTCAGAGGTTCACTCTCCTGGTGTCATCAAATCAAATCTACCGCCAGAGAAGTACAAGGGGATCCTCGACTCGTCCTCAATCGATGAAGAATGGCTCAAACAGCCTCCCAGCGAGAATCCACAGGTTGTCCTGGACGACGAGAAGCCGCCCTTGCACACTCTGATCAACTCACACGATTTCGAGCTTGTGGCGTCCAAGACGGCAAGCAAAAAGACGTGGGCATTTTATTCCAGCGCCTCGACCGATCTCATCACTCGCGATGCGAATAAATCTTGCTTCGACAGGATCTGGTTTCGACCTCGCGTCCTCAGAAACGTTCGATCCGTGGATTCTAGAACAAAAGTTCTCGGCGTCGATTGTAGCATGCCGTTGTTCGTAAGTCCGGCTGCTATGGCTAAGCTTATCCATCCGGATGGAGAGTGCGCGATTGCCAGGGCATGTGAGCGCAAAGGTATCATACAAGGAGTATGTCATGATCTTATATCCCATTCAGTCTCATTGCACAACGCCAAGCTCTAGTGCTCATTATTGGGCAGGTTTCTAACAATTCTTCGTACACTCTGGATCAAC
The Aspergillus fumigatus Af293 chromosome 4, whole genome shotgun sequence DNA segment above includes these coding regions:
- a CDS encoding putative amino acid transporter yields the protein MKEDEGRESPLLNHYGPDGRESQSLLSGPPTKETNGTTHPFTNSPPLTSPSAPPGSHQYRSSISQPAPDGQRRPRTMNRVRFDIEEESEEESLPNGHPRDSEDSWLEEEDYARPNTSRSGRNGRGQMVPLLTDIEAPSVTLATSDDFFPEEHLENARPRSGMRMAFMNMANSIIGAGIIGQPYALRQAGMTMGVLLLCALTVAVDWTIRLIVVNSKLSGADSFQATMQHCFGKSGLIAISVAQWAFAFGGMIAFCIIVGDTIPHVFSSLFPSLRDMSFLWLLTDRRAIIVLFVLGVSYPLSLYRDIAKLAKASALALVSMLVIVVAVITQGFRVPSESRGEVKNLLFINSGFFQAVGVISFDHNSLLIYGSLKKPTMDRFAKVTHYSTAVSLCMCLAMGISGFLFFGSKTQGNVLNNFPSDNVMVNIARLCFGLNMLTTLPLEAFVCRSVMTTYYFPDEPFNMNRHLIFTTSLVVTSMAMALFTCDLGAVFELIGATSAAALAYIFPPLCYVKLSNASWKSKVPAYLCLAFGITVMGVSLLQAVAKMISSEFGPRR
- the yphA gene encoding tyrosine phosphatase family protein, producing the protein MAKPLSEKSSNSSLRAKASESSSLGYRPLQETSLESEIIHTEKLPPNFGDVVKGVYRSSFPQPWHFQALKKLGLRMIVTLVEGDYTQDHQVFLKENGIEHRRILILANKDPTIRTPDHVVNRVLEIMLNKTNHPLLLHCNKGKHRTGCIVGCFRKVQGWDMPAIRKEYLNFSLPKSRPLDERFIELFDDTRLGPLAVSSGASSWPAGVMLDPLREEVVEDENTPRGSRHSSASVFHKSDAM
- a CDS encoding 3'-5'-exodeoxyribonuclease encodes the protein MCVTHSVSNILKAVGNRNCTSFLGCVGFRIREKSLNLHWQLPPSWPEHYPVSGSGLLKPGRTSCSFLSNNKRYYCSALLNKISARVKMSDSNKPLRYVDIGINLGDPVFRGEYHGRQVHDNDLDDVIQRARDVGCTKFMVTGSDLVESRHAIQLAQSYPGFCYATVGVHPCQAKLFDEFPGGPDKMLEELKSLALEAKAAGHAVAFGEIGLDYDRLFLSAKEPQLKYFEAQLDLAVEIQLPLFLHSRAASEDFEKLLAPRLEKLPKKGLVHSFTGTMDEMKRMLALGLDVGVNGCSLKTEENLEVVKAIPLDRIQIETDGPWCEIRPSHASAKHLEGSPALPKAVKKEKWQKGLMVKGRNEPVAIAHVAHVIAKLKNITAAEVCEAAWNNSIRMFGLGEEVS